In Chryseobacterium camelliae, one DNA window encodes the following:
- the kdsB gene encoding 3-deoxy-manno-octulosonate cytidylyltransferase gives MKIIAVIPARYEASRFPAKLMQTLGDKTVIATTYQNVVETGLFEEVFVATDSEIIFNEIVGNGGKAVMTGQHETGSDRIAEAVQHIDCDIVINVQGDEPFLKLEPLRQLIEVFREDHNQEISLASLKIRLSEKEEIENPNNVKVITDNNGFALYFSRSVIPFHRETSYEVSYFKHIGVYAFRKHALIQFSSLEMKPLEIAEKIECIRYLEYGMKIKMIETNFIGVGIDTPEDLEKARKLI, from the coding sequence ATGAAAATCATCGCTGTAATTCCTGCACGGTACGAAGCCAGCCGTTTTCCGGCCAAGCTGATGCAGACCTTAGGAGATAAAACTGTTATTGCCACAACCTATCAGAATGTGGTAGAGACCGGTTTGTTTGAAGAAGTTTTTGTAGCTACGGATTCGGAAATCATCTTCAATGAGATTGTAGGTAACGGTGGAAAAGCGGTAATGACCGGACAGCATGAAACTGGCAGTGACCGCATTGCTGAAGCCGTTCAGCACATAGACTGTGATATTGTCATCAATGTACAGGGCGATGAGCCGTTTCTGAAACTGGAACCTTTACGGCAGCTGATCGAAGTTTTCAGAGAAGATCATAACCAGGAGATCTCCCTGGCTTCCCTGAAGATCAGGCTTAGTGAAAAAGAAGAGATTGAAAACCCGAATAATGTGAAAGTAATCACCGACAATAATGGGTTTGCGTTGTATTTCAGCCGCTCTGTCATCCCGTTTCACCGGGAAACATCTTATGAGGTGAGCTATTTTAAACATATTGGTGTATACGCTTTCAGGAAGCATGCGCTCATTCAGTTTTCTAGCTTGGAAATGAAGCCGCTGGAAATAGCTGAAAAGATAGAATGCATCCGCTACCTTGAATACGGAATGAAAATCAAGATGATTGAAACCAATTTTATCGGAGT
- a CDS encoding four helix bundle protein, translated as MAESVIGKKSFDFAVNIINFYKRFSSEKKEFILSKQILRSGTSVGANIREALNAQSTMDFIHKLSISQKECDETIYWLELLSATDYISKEEFESLKAPATEILKMIRSIIITTKNKTHNS; from the coding sequence ATGGCTGAGAGCGTTATTGGGAAAAAGAGTTTTGATTTTGCTGTAAACATCATCAATTTTTATAAAAGATTCAGTTCTGAAAAGAAAGAATTTATACTTTCCAAACAGATTCTGCGGTCCGGGACTTCTGTAGGTGCAAATATTAGAGAAGCCTTAAATGCTCAGAGCACAATGGATTTTATTCATAAATTGTCTATCTCTCAAAAAGAATGTGATGAAACTATTTATTGGCTTGAACTCTTATCCGCTACCGATTATATTTCAAAAGAGGAATTTGAAAGTTTGAAGGCTCCGGCTACAGAAATCTTAAAAATGATCAGAAGCATTATTATAACGACCAAAAACAAGACTCATAACTCATAA
- a CDS encoding pyridoxal phosphate-dependent aminotransferase, with translation MKVSKLAANLIGSEIVKIGNEVNDLKAKGAEIANLTIGDLNSNIYPIPAKLKEEIQKAYQNNLTNYPPANGLLSLRKEVSKDLKTRWNLDYAPNDILITAGSRPLIYAVYKTIVDEGDKVVYPIPSWNNNHYAYLTSADAVEVKTTPENNFLPTAADLKPHLDGAVLVALCSPLNPTGTMFTREQLSEICELILAENQKRTEDEKPLYLMYDQIYSNLTFGAEHVDPVSLFPEMKNYTIYIDGISKCLAATGVRVGWGFGPAHVIDKMKALLTHVGAWAPKPEQEATAKYYENPEEVNAFVEDFKGKLEESLKVLHGGIQNLKSKGLAVDSIQPMGALYLTIKLDYIGKTKPDGTVIENSSDLVFYLINEAGVALVPFSAFGEEKSEPWFRASVGGLATEEISAMMPKLESSLNNLK, from the coding sequence GTGAAAGTTTCAAAATTAGCGGCGAACCTGATTGGTTCTGAAATTGTAAAAATTGGTAATGAAGTCAATGATTTGAAGGCAAAAGGTGCTGAAATTGCCAACCTTACCATTGGAGACCTGAATTCTAACATCTATCCGATACCGGCAAAACTGAAAGAAGAAATTCAGAAAGCCTATCAGAATAACCTGACGAATTATCCGCCGGCTAACGGACTTTTATCTTTAAGAAAAGAGGTTTCCAAAGACCTTAAAACCAGATGGAACCTGGATTATGCTCCTAATGACATTCTTATCACAGCGGGTTCGAGGCCGTTGATTTATGCCGTATACAAAACTATTGTGGATGAAGGGGATAAAGTAGTATATCCTATACCTTCATGGAACAATAACCATTATGCATACCTTACCTCTGCAGATGCTGTAGAAGTGAAGACTACGCCTGAGAATAATTTCCTTCCTACTGCTGCCGATCTTAAGCCGCATCTGGATGGCGCTGTACTGGTAGCACTTTGCTCTCCGCTGAATCCTACCGGAACAATGTTCACCAGGGAACAGCTTTCTGAGATCTGCGAACTGATTCTGGCCGAAAACCAGAAAAGAACCGAAGATGAAAAACCGCTTTACCTGATGTATGACCAGATCTACTCTAACCTGACTTTCGGAGCAGAACACGTAGATCCTGTTTCTCTTTTCCCTGAAATGAAAAACTACACCATCTACATCGATGGTATTTCCAAATGCCTTGCTGCAACTGGAGTACGAGTAGGATGGGGATTTGGCCCGGCGCATGTTATTGATAAAATGAAAGCACTCCTTACGCACGTAGGTGCATGGGCACCAAAGCCTGAGCAGGAAGCAACAGCCAAATATTATGAAAATCCTGAAGAAGTAAATGCTTTTGTAGAAGATTTCAAAGGAAAACTGGAAGAGAGCCTGAAAGTTCTTCACGGCGGAATTCAGAACCTGAAAAGTAAAGGGCTTGCCGTAGACAGCATTCAACCAATGGGAGCGTTGTACCTCACGATTAAACTTGATTATATTGGGAAAACAAAACCTGACGGAACAGTTATTGAAAATTCTTCAGACCTGGTTTTCTACTTAATCAATGAGGCTGGAGTTGCCCTGGTGCCATTCTCTGCCTTCGGGGAAGAAAAATCTGAGCCTTGGTTCCGTGCTTCCGTAGGAGGACTGGCCACCGAAGAGATTTCAGCGATGATGCCGAAGCTTGAAAGTAGTTTGAATAATCTTAAATAA
- a CDS encoding phospho-sugar mutase, producing the protein MTTLEKAQLWLNESFDEETRKAVQLLIEGNSPDLEDSFYRELEFGTGGMRGIMGVGTNRLNKYTLGQATQGLANYMLKQFPNEEIKVAIAYDVRNNSKEFGKLVADVLTANGIKVLLFKDHRPTPELSFTVRDRKCNGGIVLTASHNPPEYNGYKVYWNDGAQIVPPHDEAIISEVYSVKFDEIKFNGNDDLIEWIGEEQDDVYIDACIENSTYQNVGKENLNIVFTSIHGTTYTTVPKALKKAGFKKIDLVTEQMIPSGNFPTVESPNPEEPAALEMAMDLAKITNADIVIGTDPDGDRLGIAVRNLDGEMQLLNGNQTNAILTYYILNEWRKQDKITGKEFIGSTIVTSDIFFDIAQKFGVGCKVGLTGFKWIGKMIRDFEGKEKFICGGEESFGFMTGDFVRDKDSCGSIILACEIAAWCKANGRTMYQYLIEIYQETGMYYEALVNLVRKGKEGAEEIQNMMKNFRENPPKELAGSPVDEVKDFKEQTSFLISKGERKAILDIPKSNVLIYYTQDGTKVCVRPSGTEPKIKFYISVKEDLTSEAEFEDTLQALEEKVEQVKRDLQLT; encoded by the coding sequence ATGACAACATTAGAAAAAGCACAACTTTGGTTGAACGAATCATTCGATGAAGAAACAAGAAAAGCCGTTCAGCTTTTGATTGAAGGCAATTCCCCGGATCTGGAAGACTCCTTTTATAGGGAACTGGAATTCGGAACAGGAGGGATGCGTGGGATCATGGGTGTAGGAACCAATCGTTTAAATAAGTATACGTTAGGTCAAGCTACACAGGGACTTGCGAACTATATGTTAAAGCAATTTCCCAATGAAGAAATTAAAGTTGCTATCGCCTATGACGTACGCAACAATTCCAAAGAATTCGGAAAGCTGGTGGCTGATGTTTTAACGGCCAACGGAATAAAAGTACTTCTTTTCAAAGATCACAGGCCGACGCCGGAACTTTCTTTTACCGTACGTGACAGGAAATGCAACGGAGGGATTGTCCTTACCGCTTCCCATAATCCACCAGAATACAATGGCTATAAAGTTTATTGGAATGATGGGGCACAGATTGTTCCGCCGCATGATGAAGCCATTATCAGCGAAGTATATTCTGTAAAATTTGATGAAATCAAATTCAATGGCAACGATGACCTGATCGAATGGATCGGCGAAGAGCAGGATGATGTGTATATCGATGCATGTATCGAAAATTCCACCTATCAGAATGTTGGCAAAGAAAATTTGAACATTGTTTTCACATCCATCCATGGAACTACCTACACCACCGTTCCGAAAGCGCTGAAAAAAGCAGGATTCAAAAAAATAGATCTGGTAACCGAGCAGATGATCCCAAGCGGAAATTTCCCAACAGTGGAGTCTCCGAATCCGGAAGAGCCTGCTGCCCTGGAAATGGCGATGGATTTGGCTAAAATCACCAATGCAGATATTGTAATCGGTACCGATCCGGACGGGGACCGTCTCGGAATTGCCGTAAGGAACCTTGATGGTGAGATGCAGCTGCTGAATGGCAATCAGACCAATGCTATCCTTACTTATTACATCCTTAATGAGTGGAGAAAGCAGGATAAAATTACCGGAAAAGAATTTATCGGTTCTACCATCGTTACTTCCGATATATTCTTTGATATCGCCCAGAAATTCGGAGTTGGCTGTAAAGTAGGCCTTACCGGATTCAAGTGGATAGGGAAAATGATCCGGGATTTTGAAGGCAAAGAAAAATTTATCTGCGGAGGCGAAGAAAGCTTCGGTTTTATGACCGGTGATTTCGTAAGGGATAAAGATTCATGCGGTAGCATCATCCTGGCCTGTGAAATTGCAGCATGGTGCAAAGCCAACGGAAGGACCATGTATCAGTACCTGATCGAGATCTATCAGGAGACGGGAATGTATTATGAAGCATTGGTTAACTTGGTTAGGAAAGGAAAAGAAGGTGCTGAAGAAATCCAGAATATGATGAAAAACTTCAGAGAAAACCCTCCGAAGGAACTTGCCGGTTCACCTGTAGATGAAGTAAAGGATTTTAAAGAACAGACCAGCTTCCTCATCTCTAAAGGAGAGCGCAAAGCAATACTGGATATCCCTAAATCCAATGTGCTGATCTATTATACTCAGGACGGAACGAAAGTATGCGTAAGGCCTTCCGGAACCGAGCCTAAAATTAAATTCTATATTTCTGTCAAGGAAGACCTGACTTCCGAAGCTGAGTTTGAAGATACCCTTCAGGCCCTCGAAGAAAAAGTAGAGCAGGTAAAAAGAGACCTGCAATTAACATAA
- a CDS encoding GIN domain-containing protein produces the protein MTKRYFYILLTVFLCIISCGKMSPEGNITKKDINVADFNNISLEGKFRVFYARGPKNFVEIETYPNIAGNLDVDVDNKTLSIKEKRGVKGVDFYNVTVYSKYSPAQISISDSVEMNISSEIKTDNFKLSLKNNAIFMGSINTRKAEVEMMNKSRANFLGQTKDAVIKISDTASLIAPYWKIDNLKLDSKNGNYAELNVKDSLSGNIQNTAKLLYYNEPIKAFKADKTARIERKVLN, from the coding sequence ATGACTAAAAGATATTTTTATATACTCCTTACCGTATTTTTATGCATTATTTCCTGTGGTAAAATGTCACCGGAAGGAAATATTACGAAGAAAGATATTAATGTAGCCGATTTTAACAATATCAGCCTGGAAGGGAAATTCCGCGTGTTCTATGCCAGAGGACCGAAAAATTTTGTGGAAATAGAAACCTATCCGAATATTGCCGGTAACCTGGATGTTGATGTTGACAATAAAACGCTTTCGATCAAAGAAAAGAGAGGTGTAAAAGGAGTAGACTTCTACAATGTGACGGTGTACTCAAAATACAGCCCGGCACAGATCAGCATTTCAGATTCCGTAGAGATGAACATTTCCAGCGAAATCAAAACCGATAATTTTAAGCTCAGCCTTAAAAACAACGCCATTTTCATGGGTTCTATCAATACCAGGAAAGCAGAAGTGGAGATGATGAATAAAAGCAGGGCCAATTTCCTGGGGCAGACCAAAGATGCGGTGATTAAAATTTCAGATACGGCAAGCCTTATTGCTCCTTACTGGAAAATAGATAACCTCAAGCTGGATTCCAAAAACGGAAATTATGCAGAACTCAATGTGAAAGATTCATTATCCGGAAATATTCAGAATACGGCAAAGCTATTGTATTATAATGAGCCGATCAAAGCATTCAAGGCAGACAAGACAGCACGTATCGAGCGTAAAGTACTGAACTGA
- a CDS encoding glycosyltransferase family 2 protein: MNLSIIIPLLNEEASLEELFSRIDTVCRASQLTYEIWFVDDGSTDLSWNIIENLKIQHPQIHGIKFSRNYGKSQALHAAFARANGEVVITMDADLQDFPEEIPELYAMVVQDNYDIVSGWKKKRYDNVMTKNIPSKLFNAAARKVSGVHLHDFNCGLKAYKKQVVKSIDVYGDMHRYIPVLAANAGFRRITEKEVQHQARPYGTSKFGTERFIRGFLDLVTLWFVSRFGGRPMHFFGAVGTIMFIVGFLSALWLGISKLIDVARGIYGHLITNNPWFFIALTMMIMGTLLFIAGFLGEMIIRTNREHKNYNIDEVI, translated from the coding sequence ATGAATTTATCCATCATTATTCCGCTGCTGAATGAGGAAGCTTCCCTGGAAGAACTTTTTTCCAGGATCGATACTGTGTGCAGAGCCAGTCAGTTAACCTATGAAATATGGTTTGTAGATGACGGGAGCACAGACCTGTCGTGGAATATTATTGAAAACCTTAAAATACAGCATCCGCAGATCCATGGCATAAAATTTTCCAGGAATTATGGGAAATCACAGGCCCTGCATGCCGCTTTTGCCCGCGCCAACGGAGAAGTGGTGATTACCATGGATGCCGATCTTCAGGATTTTCCCGAAGAAATTCCCGAGCTCTATGCTATGGTGGTACAGGATAACTATGATATTGTTTCCGGATGGAAGAAAAAACGTTATGACAATGTCATGACGAAAAATATCCCGTCCAAACTTTTTAATGCGGCGGCGAGAAAAGTATCCGGTGTCCACCTTCACGATTTCAATTGCGGGCTGAAAGCCTACAAGAAACAGGTAGTAAAATCCATAGACGTCTATGGCGACATGCACCGTTACATTCCAGTACTGGCTGCCAATGCAGGATTCAGGAGGATTACCGAAAAAGAGGTTCAGCATCAGGCAAGGCCATACGGAACATCCAAGTTCGGAACAGAAAGGTTCATCAGGGGATTCCTAGATCTTGTAACCCTGTGGTTTGTCAGCCGGTTTGGAGGCAGGCCGATGCATTTTTTCGGTGCCGTAGGAACGATTATGTTTATCGTTGGGTTTCTGTCTGCATTATGGCTGGGGATATCCAAGCTGATTGATGTAGCCAGAGGGATTTACGGACACCTGATTACCAATAATCCATGGTTCTTCATCGCTTTAACAATGATGATCATGGGAACATTGCTCTTTATTGCCGGTTTCCTCGGGGAAATGATCATCAGGACCAACAGAGAGCATAAAAACTATAATATTGATGAAGTAATCTAA
- a CDS encoding DUF4199 domain-containing protein codes for MTKSPSTLGIILFAATMIIFFVVYSFFSGVEYFDTTLKVNAFVLPVLYAGTAFWSVKSYWNNHRTVSFKEAFKRAFVPMFIGGILSIVSIYAYLNFADPDAKKLLNYQYVQRQKSELDKEYTSARKILKHQKDIDELDQKYKERVQSFSPDAVKGKDMLTASHFSGYFAAILIFYVVLSLFFGAFFRTRTVYQENTQE; via the coding sequence ATGACAAAAAGCCCTTCTACATTAGGAATTATACTTTTCGCAGCCACCATGATCATCTTTTTTGTGGTCTATTCTTTTTTCTCAGGTGTTGAGTATTTTGATACTACCCTGAAAGTGAATGCCTTTGTGCTGCCTGTACTGTATGCCGGTACAGCGTTCTGGTCTGTGAAATCCTATTGGAATAATCACAGGACGGTAAGTTTCAAGGAAGCATTCAAAAGGGCTTTCGTTCCGATGTTTATCGGAGGCATCCTTTCCATCGTCAGTATTTATGCATATCTGAATTTCGCGGATCCCGATGCAAAAAAACTTTTGAACTACCAATATGTGCAAAGGCAGAAATCGGAACTTGACAAAGAATATACGTCTGCCCGTAAGATCCTGAAGCACCAGAAAGACATTGATGAGCTGGACCAGAAATACAAAGAAAGGGTTCAGAGTTTTTCACCGGATGCCGTGAAAGGAAAAGATATGCTTACGGCGAGTCATTTTTCCGGATATTTTGCCGCAATACTGATATTTTACGTAGTTTTGTCATTGTTTTTCGGAGCATTTTTCAGAACGAGAACCGTGTACCAGGAAAACACTCAAGAATAA
- a CDS encoding metal-dependent hydrolase: MKIQFLGQSCFLFTYKDKTILADPFYSYKKAESGFDITAQKIDYILLTHAHGDHTADVEEVLQHHPQAAVIGVPEICGYFKNAANKIDLNLGGAADIDDLKISMVPAQHTSSFSDGSYGGVPVGYIFRLPEGKNIYLAGDTGVMADMSLFPKIYGHLDVSVLPIGGHYTMDAELAAFAASELLQTPKVIGCHFDTFPAIEISHEAALKHFAAKNTELVLPELGQVFEF, encoded by the coding sequence ATGAAAATACAATTTTTAGGACAAAGCTGTTTTTTGTTCACGTACAAGGATAAGACCATCCTGGCAGATCCTTTCTACAGCTACAAAAAAGCGGAATCAGGATTTGATATTACCGCACAGAAGATTGATTATATCCTCCTGACACATGCGCACGGAGATCACACCGCAGATGTGGAAGAAGTATTGCAGCACCATCCGCAGGCAGCAGTAATCGGCGTTCCGGAGATCTGTGGCTATTTTAAAAATGCAGCAAACAAAATTGACCTCAATCTTGGAGGTGCAGCAGATATTGACGATCTGAAAATTTCCATGGTGCCGGCACAGCATACCAGTTCATTTTCCGATGGAAGTTATGGCGGCGTACCGGTAGGCTATATTTTCAGGCTTCCTGAAGGTAAAAACATATATCTGGCAGGAGATACCGGAGTTATGGCAGATATGAGCCTTTTCCCGAAGATTTATGGTCATCTTGATGTTTCTGTTCTCCCGATCGGTGGTCATTACACCATGGATGCTGAACTGGCGGCGTTTGCAGCTTCAGAATTGCTTCAGACCCCTAAAGTAATCGGTTGTCATTTTGATACCTTCCCGGCCATTGAAATCAGCCATGAGGCGGCATTGAAGCATTTTGCTGCTAAAAATACAGAGCTTGTTTTACCTGAACTGGGACAGGTGTTCGAATTTTAA
- the menA gene encoding 1,4-dihydroxy-2-naphthoate octaprenyltransferase, giving the protein MKDWIKAARLRTLPLSLSGIIMGSFIAKWRLYGEGGTWDWRIFALALLVTLLYQILSNYANDYGDGVKGTDAKRVVEAESRAVASGRITAGQMRNAVIILSVISFLATVALLYIAFIPGGYLNEFYIFIGLGVASILAAIGYTIGKKPYGYMGLGDVFVFIFFGLVSVCGSYFLFTKTFSWDMLLPGTAVGMMSMAVLNLNNMRDIESDRLSGKHSFALRIGYKNAMIYEMVLLQLPLILMLMFLGVNGFFQSQNYYVFIVMILLLPMMKLRRKIMTIKEPKELDPFLKQVGILTFAMALLTAFGLNFFR; this is encoded by the coding sequence ATGAAGGATTGGATTAAAGCCGCAAGGCTGAGAACACTGCCGCTGTCGTTAAGCGGAATTATTATGGGGTCTTTCATTGCCAAATGGAGGCTGTACGGAGAAGGCGGTACCTGGGACTGGAGGATATTTGCTCTGGCTCTTCTGGTAACCTTATTGTACCAGATTCTGTCCAACTATGCCAATGATTATGGCGACGGAGTAAAAGGAACCGATGCCAAAAGGGTGGTGGAAGCAGAATCGAGAGCAGTAGCTTCAGGAAGGATTACAGCCGGACAAATGAGAAATGCAGTGATCATTTTATCGGTTATTTCATTTCTGGCTACGGTGGCACTCCTGTACATTGCCTTTATCCCAGGGGGATACCTGAATGAATTTTATATATTCATCGGATTGGGAGTGGCCAGTATTCTGGCGGCCATCGGATACACCATCGGAAAGAAACCTTACGGATATATGGGATTGGGAGATGTATTTGTCTTCATCTTTTTCGGGCTTGTTTCGGTATGCGGAAGTTATTTCCTGTTCACCAAGACATTCAGCTGGGACATGCTGCTTCCGGGGACAGCCGTGGGAATGATGAGTATGGCCGTGCTAAACCTGAATAATATGCGCGATATAGAAAGCGACCGCTTATCCGGGAAACACAGCTTTGCCTTAAGAATCGGCTATAAGAATGCCATGATTTATGAAATGGTGCTCTTGCAGCTTCCGCTGATTTTAATGCTGATGTTTTTAGGAGTCAACGGATTCTTTCAGTCCCAGAATTATTACGTATTCATCGTGATGATCCTGCTGCTGCCGATGATGAAGCTCAGAAGGAAAATAATGACCATTAAAGAACCTAAGGAATTAGACCCTTTTCTGAAGCAGGTAGGCATCCTGACGTTTGCGATGGCTTTGCTTACGGCTTTCGGACTTAATTTCTTCAGGTAG
- a CDS encoding 1,4-dihydroxy-2-naphthoyl-CoA synthase: MIEWKTAKEYEDITYKKSNGVARIAFNRPEVRNAFRPKTTSELYDAFYDAYEDPSIGVVLLSGEGPSPKDGGWAFCSGGDQKARGHQGYVGEDGRHRLNILEVQRLIRFMPKVVIAVVPGWAVGGGHSLHVVCDLTLASEEHAIFKQTDADVTSFDGGYGSAYLAKMVGQKKAREIFFLGRNYSAQEALEMGMVNKVVPHAELEDTAYEWAQEILAKSPTSIRMLKFAMNLTDDGMVGQQVFAGEATRLAYMTEEAKEGRNAFLEKRKPNFGEDQWIS, from the coding sequence ATGATCGAGTGGAAAACCGCTAAAGAATACGAAGATATTACCTATAAAAAATCCAATGGGGTAGCAAGGATTGCCTTCAACAGACCTGAGGTCAGAAATGCCTTCCGTCCTAAGACCACTTCTGAATTGTACGATGCATTTTATGATGCCTATGAAGACCCTTCTATAGGTGTGGTATTGCTTTCCGGCGAGGGACCGAGCCCAAAAGACGGAGGCTGGGCGTTCTGCAGCGGAGGAGACCAGAAAGCCAGAGGCCATCAGGGATATGTAGGAGAGGACGGCAGGCACCGTCTTAATATTCTCGAAGTTCAGCGTCTGATCCGATTCATGCCCAAAGTGGTGATTGCTGTAGTTCCGGGATGGGCTGTAGGCGGCGGTCACTCGCTTCACGTGGTATGCGACTTGACCTTAGCCAGTGAAGAGCATGCGATTTTCAAACAGACCGATGCGGATGTCACCAGCTTCGACGGCGGTTACGGATCGGCTTACCTTGCTAAGATGGTGGGACAAAAGAAAGCCCGTGAAATTTTCTTCCTGGGAAGGAACTATTCTGCACAGGAAGCCCTTGAAATGGGCATGGTAAATAAAGTAGTTCCCCACGCCGAGTTGGAAGATACTGCTTATGAATGGGCCCAGGAAATCCTGGCTAAATCTCCTACATCCATCAGGATGCTGAAGTTTGCCATGAACCTTACCGATGACGGAATGGTTGGGCAACAGGTATTTGCCGGTGAGGCTACCCGCCTGGCATACATGACGGAAGAAGCAAAAGAAGGAAGAAATGCATTCCTGGAAAAGAGAAAACCAAATTTCGGGGAAGATCAATGGATATCTTAA
- a CDS encoding tetratricopeptide repeat protein, giving the protein MKKLILGMAIIASSFVFGQKGDVNAQLQAANKEAMDAYNAKNYAGAAPKFMEVYNLLKTNGQDDKTYMYYAGLSYALANNSDQAIKVYTDLINSGYTGVQTTYTAKDNKTGQVMTYDKNTWDLLKKSSKDYSDFKTEQTPSVESDLYETLSTLLINAKKNDEALAIIEKGLAKFPNNTKLKEYQGSALYASGNTDKFMANLKEQLAKNPNDATNWYNLGVLQSKNPATAADAEASFKKAIELKPDFSNAYQNLVLTSIGDDSKAVEEINALRKTKPDEATKLIEARKARFDKALPYAEKWYQSNPENLDAVSMLKDIYGITKNQAKMTEMKAKEAALQAKQPK; this is encoded by the coding sequence ATGAAAAAGCTGATTTTAGGAATGGCGATTATAGCATCATCATTTGTTTTTGGACAGAAAGGGGATGTAAATGCCCAGTTACAGGCTGCCAACAAAGAAGCTATGGATGCCTACAATGCTAAAAACTACGCAGGAGCGGCTCCCAAGTTTATGGAAGTTTACAACCTGCTGAAGACTAACGGGCAGGATGATAAAACATATATGTATTACGCGGGACTGAGCTATGCTTTGGCAAATAACTCAGACCAGGCGATCAAAGTATATACTGATCTTATCAACTCCGGATACACAGGTGTTCAGACCACATATACAGCAAAAGATAACAAAACAGGTCAGGTTATGACTTATGACAAGAATACCTGGGACCTGCTTAAGAAAAGCTCCAAGGATTATTCTGATTTTAAGACAGAGCAGACTCCAAGCGTGGAATCTGATTTGTATGAAACACTGTCTACCTTGCTGATCAACGCTAAAAAGAATGATGAAGCACTGGCGATCATTGAAAAAGGACTCGCTAAATTCCCGAATAACACCAAGCTGAAAGAGTATCAGGGATCTGCATTATACGCTTCCGGAAATACGGATAAGTTCATGGCTAACCTTAAGGAGCAGTTGGCTAAAAATCCTAATGATGCCACTAACTGGTATAACCTTGGGGTACTGCAGTCTAAAAATCCTGCTACCGCTGCAGACGCAGAAGCTTCATTCAAAAAAGCAATCGAGCTTAAGCCTGATTTCTCCAATGCCTACCAGAATCTTGTGCTTACTTCCATCGGTGACGATTCAAAAGCAGTAGAGGAGATCAATGCATTAAGAAAAACCAAACCGGATGAAGCTACAAAGCTGATCGAAGCCAGAAAGGCAAGGTTTGATAAAGCCCTTCCTTATGCTGAGAAATGGTATCAGTCCAATCCTGAAAACCTGGATGCCGTATCCATGTTGAAAGACATTTACGGGATTACCAAAAACCAGGCAAAAATGACTGAAATGAAGGCTAAAGAAGCCGCACTTCAGGCCAAACAGCCTAAATAA